The following proteins are encoded in a genomic region of Cervus elaphus chromosome 15, mCerEla1.1, whole genome shotgun sequence:
- the BORCS7 gene encoding BLOC-1-related complex subunit 7 has product LPLCTSFGPCDSPSPLGRRSLAEVMATGTPDSQARFGQSVKGLLTEKVNTCGTDVIALTKQVLKGSRSSELLGQAARNMVLQEDAILHSEDSLRKMAIITTHLQYQQEAIQKNVEQSSNLQDQLNHLLK; this is encoded by the exons CTTCCGCTTTGTACATCTTTTGGCCCGTGCGACTCGCCATCGCCCTTGGGGAGGCGTTCACTGGCCGAGGTGATGGCGACAGGGACCCCAGATTCGCAAGCGCGATTCGGTCAGTCCGTGAAGGGGCTTCTGACGGAGAAAGTGAACACCTGTGGTACTGATGTGATCGCTCTAACCAAGCAGGTTCTGAAGGGCTCCCGGAGCTCCGAG CTGTTAGGTCAGGCAGCTCGAAACATGGTACTACAGGAAGATGCCATTTTACACTCAGAAGAT aGTTTAAGAAAAATGGCAATAATAACAACTCATCTTCAGTACCA GCAAGAAGCTATTCAGAAGAA TGTTGAGCAGTCTTCAAATCTACAGGACCAGTTGAATCATCTATTGAAATAG